In Thermospira aquatica, the following proteins share a genomic window:
- the fmt gene encoding methionyl-tRNA formyltransferase produces MKIVFWGSSDFSMPALKALFEKGWIVAVVTNPDKPYGRGMHEIHKTPLKIWAEEKKIPCLQPVRLRDQTFLEELANFHADLFVVVSYGRILPKEILQMPPLGAINLHASLLPRYRGASPIQAAILHGDTFTGNTIQYVSEALDCGDIILQSQVPILPNETYPTLSQKLALDGAILLTEAITQISEGKAKRIPQNEAHATYTKIIKREDGKISFFTQTAEEIFRRFRAYQPWPGIFTTYHQTKTPFPVHLTSIEPYNQEGEPGIVLQANKEGFIVACKQGAINLLSLKPAGKKEMAFLGFINGYRPQAGKAF; encoded by the coding sequence ATGAAAATAGTCTTCTGGGGAAGCTCAGATTTTTCCATGCCAGCTCTCAAAGCCCTCTTTGAGAAAGGATGGATCGTGGCTGTTGTCACCAACCCTGACAAACCCTATGGGAGAGGGATGCACGAGATTCACAAAACCCCTCTCAAAATCTGGGCAGAGGAAAAAAAGATACCCTGTCTCCAACCCGTTCGCCTGCGGGATCAGACTTTTCTGGAAGAACTTGCAAATTTTCACGCAGATCTCTTTGTAGTAGTATCGTACGGAAGAATTTTACCAAAAGAAATCCTTCAGATGCCTCCATTGGGAGCTATCAATCTCCATGCCTCGCTACTTCCCCGCTATCGAGGGGCATCCCCTATCCAGGCTGCTATCCTTCATGGGGATACTTTCACTGGCAATACCATCCAATACGTAAGCGAAGCTTTAGACTGTGGGGATATTATTCTCCAATCTCAGGTCCCCATTCTCCCCAATGAGACCTATCCTACACTCTCTCAAAAACTTGCTCTCGATGGAGCAATTCTTCTCACCGAAGCGATAACCCAGATTTCCGAAGGGAAGGCTAAACGCATCCCTCAGAATGAAGCTCATGCCACCTATACGAAAATCATCAAACGAGAAGATGGAAAAATCTCATTTTTCACACAAACAGCAGAAGAGATCTTCCGCCGTTTTCGTGCCTATCAACCCTGGCCAGGTATTTTCACCACGTATCATCAAACTAAAACCCCTTTCCCGGTTCACCTGACCTCGATTGAACCTTATAATCAGGAGGGAGAACCAGGAATTGTTCTGCAAGCAAATAAAGAGGGTTTTATTGTGGCTTGTAAACAGGGTGCAATAAACCTTCTTTCCCTCAAACCAGCAGGGAAAAAAGAAATGGCCTTTCT
- the def gene encoding peptide deformylase: MAKREVITYGNPILRQVAAPIKKIDARIHEIVTDMMAALAEEEGIGLAAPQIGISERVVIIDLSKSGQTTKMTLINPEIIYMSKDSVPYEEGCLSVPEVWGTVYRPSKIRVKSKNLLGKTFIIEADEILARVLQHEIDHLNGKLFIDYLSEEDRQKNAEKIEKLIEENRKKLGNVAL, encoded by the coding sequence ATGGCAAAACGAGAGGTTATTACCTATGGCAATCCTATTCTCCGTCAGGTGGCTGCCCCTATAAAGAAGATAGACGCACGCATCCATGAGATTGTCACTGATATGATGGCAGCACTCGCTGAAGAAGAAGGAATCGGGCTTGCCGCTCCCCAGATAGGAATTTCTGAACGCGTTGTTATCATTGATCTATCCAAATCCGGACAAACCACAAAAATGACTCTGATCAATCCGGAGATCATCTATATGTCAAAGGACAGTGTTCCGTACGAAGAGGGCTGTCTGTCTGTCCCAGAAGTATGGGGAACCGTCTATCGACCGTCCAAAATCCGTGTCAAATCCAAAAACCTCCTGGGAAAAACATTTATCATTGAGGCTGATGAGATTCTTGCCCGTGTTCTCCAGCATGAAATCGACCATCTCAACGGGAAACTTTTCATCGATTACCTCTCGGAAGAGGATCGCCAAAAAAATGCCGAGAAAATCGAAAAACTCATTGAAGAAAACCGCAAGAAACTGGGGAATGTGGCATTATGA
- a CDS encoding DUF2817 domain-containing protein — translation MRKLWISLLLFSMIQGIVFGEVVGRSVRGREIKAFSYGKGSETILFVGGIHGDEPQGVEILNRFRKVVANNPSLVRGLKVVIVPNANPDGFRRRTRQNAHGVDINRNFPTRSYVTNYQKKAYYPGTRAGSEPETKVLMKLIQRFKPSLVVTIHAQLHCMMVEGNVWDLAKRMQYYNHYPVVSELGYETPGSFGQYCVERGIPMITLEVPRLPHDALWEQNRRALLEVLRYSPGRSEKERLALESKKKPTLLEALKRQDFYLLRDRYTNTNDWLKSDSEGNTALHLSITRGDTFLALSLIEQNIHLTTPNKRGWTPLFEASYAGQVEVVRALLRKQVSPDEKDPQGWTPLILAAQRGHREVVRILLDAGASVNAQDRYGYSALMEAVRCQHGGIVNDLLAKGADPKQTNRYGLTASRQAILARSTNAVILLGGGQ, via the coding sequence ATGAGAAAACTTTGGATCTCTCTTTTGCTTTTTAGTATGATTCAGGGGATTGTCTTTGGGGAGGTAGTTGGCCGTAGTGTGCGTGGCCGAGAGATAAAGGCGTTTTCCTATGGCAAGGGTTCAGAAACCATTCTTTTTGTGGGTGGAATCCATGGAGATGAACCCCAGGGTGTTGAGATTTTGAATCGCTTTCGTAAAGTTGTGGCCAATAATCCATCCCTTGTCAGGGGTTTAAAGGTGGTTATTGTTCCCAATGCGAATCCGGATGGGTTCCGACGGCGAACCCGACAGAATGCTCATGGAGTAGACATTAATAGAAATTTTCCTACGCGTAGTTATGTGACCAATTACCAGAAAAAGGCTTATTATCCGGGGACAAGGGCAGGTAGTGAACCGGAAACAAAGGTATTGATGAAACTCATTCAACGTTTCAAGCCTTCTTTGGTGGTGACCATTCATGCTCAGCTCCACTGTATGATGGTCGAAGGAAATGTCTGGGATCTTGCGAAACGAATGCAGTACTACAACCATTATCCTGTGGTGAGTGAACTTGGTTATGAGACACCGGGATCGTTTGGGCAATACTGCGTCGAACGAGGTATACCAATGATTACTCTTGAAGTGCCCCGGCTTCCCCATGACGCACTCTGGGAGCAGAATCGCCGTGCTCTTCTTGAGGTTTTGCGGTATTCTCCTGGGCGATCGGAAAAGGAAAGACTTGCCCTGGAGAGTAAGAAAAAACCCACCTTGTTAGAAGCTCTTAAACGACAGGATTTCTACCTTCTTCGGGATCGGTATACCAATACGAATGATTGGCTCAAAAGTGATAGCGAAGGCAATACCGCTCTTCACCTGAGTATTACGCGGGGGGATACTTTCCTTGCCCTTTCCCTTATTGAGCAAAATATCCATCTCACCACTCCCAACAAGAGGGGATGGACACCTCTCTTTGAGGCGAGTTACGCGGGGCAGGTAGAGGTTGTTCGAGCCTTGTTACGCAAACAAGTTTCTCCAGATGAAAAAGACCCTCAGGGATGGACCCCTCTTATTCTTGCTGCCCAGCGTGGACATCGTGAAGTGGTGCGTATTCTTCTTGATGCAGGAGCCAGTGTAAATGCTCAGGATAGGTATGGGTATAGTGCCCTCATGGAGGCCGTAAGGTGCCAACATGGAGGAATTGTGAATGATTTACTGGCAAAGGGCGCTGATCCAAAACAGACAAACCGCTATGGATTAACAGCAAGTCGCCAGGCGATTCTGGCACGTTCTACGAACGCAGTGATCCTCCTGGGTGGAGGACAGTAG